tttctgctctgccttttgcaactggacgtgtctatctcgtattggcctctttagccaccagtgtgcttgtagcaaatgtgggcagagcccttcccaaatcttcattcatgCAGCTCAGCCATGATTTTGGATATTTATTTGGGAGTCTGGACTCATTGGTTTATTTGGTTCTGGAActggtatttggtttatttggttttggaagcaggtatttggtttattttgtttatttgtttattttgcaaCCTGTACTTCACGTTGCAAAGAAAGAATCTTGAAGAAATCCTTTCTGGTATTTTGGATATTAACTTGTGATTTCTGGACTTATAAgttgatttggttttggaaactagtatttggtttatttggttttggaaacTGGTAGTtaggtttttttgtattcttgAACCATTGGAAACAAATTGGGACCCCCTTGGAGGGACAAAGCTGTTGATGCTCCAGGGCTTCCAGGACCCTGAGGATTCCAGTGCCCACTGAAAGTGTTATTCAGGGAGATCCTCTCAGTCCCTGGATCCAGGGAGTTCCAAGCAAGATCCCTGGGAATTCATTAAGGCATTAAAAGATTTATAAAAGGTATATAAAGGTTCATAAAAggtatataaagatatataaaagGTGTACCTACCCAACATAGAAATGGAGCTCTATAATACAATATGATTGACTTATAAAAAGCTGTGatagaactgtaaaagaagaggtgtgatgcctcagagctttttggttttttaacttttgtagattttagaagtagtggTGTAGTGattgtagattttaatgtagctgcaTTCTATCCCTTACCCTGTAGCATAATGTTTGCACATCCCCAACCCTGTTACCCCATCccatatcaatccctctaaatCCCGTTAgcgtgtttagtcttcttttcaaggcaGAATTGTAGAAAAGCCTGGACCAGAAGACATCCCACAGACACAGccaccttcaagcccagaactctggaggagctccaaggactgtgggtgctgtgaagaagatgaagTTGAGGAAGAATGGGTCCCAAAGATCCCAAGTCCAATTCCCAAAGGGGTGTGTTGGGGGCAGAACGGGGCAGAAGTGGGGGGTGGAGAGATCTGGGGTTGGATGGACCTTGTTCTAAAATCCCAGAGCCACTGCCTGGGGGGTGCCCGTCGTGTGTGTTCCCCTGGCCTGAGGCTCCACTGAAGGACCTGCTCTCTTTATCTCATCTCATCCACTCCCCTGGCCTGGAGTCTTTTCCTCTGCGCTCTCTTGAGGCAACGGGGACTGGACCTACCaggtgctggggatgctggaaatcccccccgGTGCCGGGTGGagcacgtcagcctggagcaccccctcagcTGGGactggggtacggcccggcccccccagcaccgggggcacactgggaggggggtgaggggctctgggggccTTAGGGGGAATTGGGAGGGAGTTTCGGGGTAAGTAAAAGGGTCTAGGGGGGAATGGAGAGGCTGAGAAGGAGGttggtgggtgctgggagggctcagaGGGGCCTTGGTGAGtcctgggggcaactgggagggagtttgggggAGTCTTTTGGGGATGGGAGCAACTTTGCGGGGAAATGGAAAGGCTGAGAAGGGATTTGGAGGGTCCTTAGAGGGATGAgggggcccagcctggacccgCCAATCCATCCCCGtgctgattttgggggggtcatGTGTCCCCCTGTACCTGCTTTTGTTCTGACTCCAGCCGACTGCTCCCGgtgttcccagtaaagcttcccaatTCTCTGCACTCCCTGGAAGCCCATTTTTGGGTTCAcctgagctcccccctcccccgcagcccacggaccccccgaaccccccagccccggggctgccgcgggggcccccaagggccctcagccaatcccaaagcgcccacgccgcccgcgcccaatcccagcgcgccgcgctgatgactcatcagtcgccGGGAAGACGCCTCGACAAAAGGGCCCCAACTGcgccctcagccaagcccagcgcgccccaaaccccccaaaacggcgccgcccggctggttttgggctgtcagcagctgtccggcgctgggcatggagcgtgtgcggggagctggggccgtgctggcggtgctggtggtgctgggagcccccccggctgcgggcgaggagctgtcgggtgagcggggggggcgggcagggggatggggtgggaaaggggggaaagaggggagaaaagaggggatgggagccccaaaagtgagtgggaggggggttggaaaGCCCGGAGTGAGTGGGAGAGGTGGGAGCCCCAGAGTGAGGGCGGGGGGGTTCTGGGGATTGTGGGGACgttgggaaaggggtgggagagggggcaagggggtgtgggagagcaggcagaggggtgccctggggatccctgggtgtcccttgagccctggagcggttccctgAGGCTCTGGGGGGGATCAGATCAGCAGTGGGGGGttcccaacccccctgtccatccccgggGGCTGATTGGGGGGTTCCCCTCACCCAAGAGCCggtgctggggcgtccatggggcagaggggggtgggaaaggggggtccggggtggccccctgagctgcCAGCCTGCTGGGGGGGCCTAAGGGATGATGGGGGGGGACACGAGGACACCCTTGACccgtgtcctgcacacacaggggtgttccAGGAGTTGACTACGAGCGAGTGTTACTTCATCAACGGCACCGAGCGGGTGAGATTCTTCGAGACATTCATCTACAACCGGGAGCAGTACGTGCACTTCGACAGCGATGTGGGGGTCTATGTGGGGGACACACCGGACGGGGAGGAGGTTGCCAAGTACTGGAACAGCGACCCGGAATGGCTGGAGCACAGACGGTCTGCGGTGGACCTATGCCGGTACAACTACGAGGTGTCCACCCCGCTCCTGGTGAACCGCAGAGGTGAGCGTGGGGCAGAGCGGGTCCCCTCGGGCTCTGCCCCGGGAATGACTCTGGAGCCCCTCAAACCCTCCCTGGGAATCACCCCAGACCCTTCAGCCCTCCCTCGGCCTTTCCCATGCCCTTTGGCTCCCTCCCAGTTCTTCCCAGTCCACTCCATTctctcccagtttatcccagtttctcccagtgtaccccagtccatcccagtctctcccagtgcccccccgcGCCTCCACCCCGCTGAGGCCACCGAGCTCCcgccctcagccaatcccagcgcgcCTCTCTGATGACGCTCCAGTTGCCAGGCAGACCCAAACCAAAGACTTCCCTCGTCAGGATTCAGCCTCCCAGTCTCGATCGCTTCCTTCCCAGTCCAGACCAGCCCAttcccagtcattcccagtccctctcacTCCCTCTCACTCCACTCCCAGACCCTCTGGATCCATTCCCAGACCCTCTCAGTCCATTCCCAGTCGTTCTCACTTCACTCCCACATCTCCCAActctctccccagtgccccGCCAGCCAATCCTCTTCTATCCCAGTcaattcccagtccctcccagtgacatcccagtccctcccaatgcCATCCCAATCCCTACCAATGCCCTCCAAGCCCTgtgccctccctcccagtgccccccagcgtgtccatctcgctggtgctgtcgagctcccagcccggccccggccgcctaCTCTGCTCCGTCATGGATTTCTACCCTGCACcggtgcaggtgaggtggttccaggatgggcaggagctgccggagCACGTGGTGGCCACCGACGTGGTCCCCAACGGGGACTGGAGCTaccaggtgctggtgctgctggaaatccccccccggcgcggggtcacctacagctgccaggtggagcacgtcagcctggagcaccccctcagccggcactggggtacggcccggcccccccagcaccggggGCACAGTGGGGGCgactgggagggagtttggtgggtgctgggggtgatgggaggggggttggagggTCCTAAAGGGtctgggaggggctgggtgggatccctacaggggctgggaagggactggcaggaggtttcagggacccccgggtgggctgggggagagcgggccgggctctgtggggtgccggggggtgcgtgggaggaggttttgggggtgctgacccccccggctccccccagagatgccacCGGACACCGTCCGCAGCAAGACGCtggtgggggtcgggggcttcgtcttgggcttggtcttcctggcgctggggctcggcttctacctgcgggagaaggtaaagggggGTCCCCANNNNNNNNNNNNNNNNNNNNNNNNNNNNNNNNNNNNNNNNNNNNNNNNNNNNNNNNNNNNNNNNNNNNNNNNNNNNNNNNNNNNNNNNNNNNNNNNNNNNNNNNNNNNNNNNNNNNNNNNNNNNNNNNNNNNNNNNNNNNNNNNNNNNNNNNNNNNNNNNNNNNNNNNNNNNNNNNNNNNNNNNNNNNNNNNNNNNNNNNTGgcccccgcggcagccccggggctggggggttcgggggggtccGTGGgctgcggggaggggggagctcagggcCCACCAAAAATGGGCATCCAGGGCTCCCAAATCTCAGGGCAACCCAAAAACACCCATCCGGGGCTTCCGCAGCTCAGGGGAACCTCAAACAGAGGATAAAGTTGTCCCGATGCTCAGAGTTGCCCCAAACAAGAGGGAGATGGGGGGCTGAGGGTGCCCAATCCCCCTTTTTCTGGCATTTTTGGTAGTACCCAAACCCCTGTTTTCCACGACTTTTGGGGACCTGGGGGTTCTCTGcattttgggggggaggggggtctGGTTGTGCCCAAATAGCCCTTTGAGTAAGAtgtgggggctctgggggtgctcaACACCTGCTGTTACCAGGTTCTTGTGGTATGGGGGTGCCCAAACCCACCTATTCGTCGGGTTTTGGGAAGCTGTCACTGCCCAAcgcccccctccccctcccccccatgtTCCCAGAAATTTTGGGATCTTGGTGTGCCCAAACCTCTGTTTTCCCACAATATTTGGGGTCTGTGTGTGCCAAATTCCCCCTGTTCCCTcaggggctggcagtgcccaaaGCCACTTTTTCCAGAATTTTCCAAAGTCTGGGAGTGCCAAAAGCCCGGTTTTCCCTGATTTTGTGGGCCTGGACCTGCACAATGTGAGGATTTTGAGGGGTTGGGTGTGACTAAACATCCTTGTCCCAAAGATTTTGTGTCTCTGGACGTGCTCAAACCCCCCTGTTCCTGAGATTTTGGGTGTGTTGGGAGTGCACAAACCCCCCTGTTTCCAAGAGTTTGAAGAGGCTGGGAGCCTTTAAGTCCCTCTTTTCCAATATTTGGTGGTCTGGGAGTGCTCCAACTCCCCTGTTCCTGGAAATTTAAGGGTCTAGGAGAGCCCATACAACGCATTCCCAAGATTTTTGGGGTCTGAATATTCTCAAACACCCTTTTCCTGGGTTTTTGGGAGGCTGACATTGCCCAAACCCCCTGTTATCAGGATTTTAGAGCTCCCCACATCCCCAAACCACCTTTCTCCAGGATTTTGTAGATCTGGGAGTGCCCAAACCCCCTAGTTCCCAGGATTTTCAGAGTCCCCCCACTTCTCCCCAACAACCAGGAGTGCAGAGCACTaagaagctttactgggaacactgggaacagctgggtggggtgagaacaaaagcagggaagggggggacagGCGACCCCCCCAAATCAGcgcagggtttggggggtcccggctgggcccgaggccacggggaggggctgcggccgccggcggctcaggagctctgtggggagagaaaagggggtgagagcaaaggggctggggggagagggggggcacagaggctgtgggagagcaAGGGGGGGGTCCACGACCCCCATTTGGGGACCCCGCTTTACCTTCTCCtgcaggtagaagccgagccccagtcccttcccagcccccttaAGGATCCCACCCAGACCCTCCCGGCCCCTTTAGGACCCTCCAAcccctctcccagcacccccagcaccccccagtctccctcccagttgcccccagtttccccctttcccccctggccccctgccagtGTGCCCCCGGAGCCGTGGCTGGACATTTTTGGTGGgccctgagctcccccctcccccgcagcccacggaccccccgaaccccccagccccggggctgtcGCGGGGGCCCCAacggccctcagccaatcccaaagcgcccacgccgcccgcgcccaatcccagcgcgccgcgctgatgactcatcagtcgccGGGAAGACGCCTCGAAAAAAGGGCCCCAACTGcgccctcagccaagcccagcgcgccccaaaccccccaaaacggcgccgcccggctggttttgggctgtcagcagctgtccggcgctgggcatggagcgtgtgcggggagctggggccgtgctggcggtgctggtggtgctgggagcccccccggctgcgggcgaggagctgtcgggtgagcggggggggcgggcgggaaggggtgtggggtgggaaagggggggaaagagggggtGGGAGCCCAAAAGGTGATTAGGAGGGGGTTTGTAGGGAAGTTTGGAGTTAGTGGGAGGGTGGTGGGAGCCCGAAAGTGAGGGCGGGGGGTTCTGGGGATTGGGGGGAcggtgggaaagggagggggggaaaggggtggtgggagagcaggcagagaggtGCCATGGGGATCCCTCGGTGTTCCTTGAGCCCTGGTGGGGGGTTCAGTTCCTGGGGCTCTGGAAGGGGTTGTATCCGCATTGTGGGGGTCCCCAACCCCGCTGTCCATCTCCGGGGGACTGATGAAGGGGTTCCCCTCACTCAAGAACCGGTGCTGGGGCGTCCGTGGGACAGAGTGggttgggaaaggggggtccggggtggtCCCTtgagctcccaccctgctgtgggggGCTGAGGGATGATGGGTGGGGAcggggcaccccctgacccgtgtcctgcacacacaggggtgttccAGTGGATGGGAAAACAGGAGTGTCATTTCATCAATGGCACCGAACAGGTGAGGTTCCTGGAGAGGCAATTCTACCaccgggagcagctcctgcatttTGACAGCGATGTGGGGGTCTATGTGGGGGACACCCCATTTGGGGAGATCCAGGCCAGAGACTACAACAGCCACCGTGAATATCTTAAGTACAAACGGGGTCAGGTGGACACGTACTGCCGGTACAACTACAAACTTGGTACCCCGTTCAgcgtggagaggagaggtgagcCTGGGGCAGAGCGGGTCCCCTCGGGCCCTGCCCCGGGAATGACCCTGGAGCCCCTCAAACCCTCCCTGGGAATCACCCCAGACCTCTCAGGCCTCCCTGTGCCTGTTCCCGTGGCCTTATGCCCACTCCGAGTTCCtctcagtccatcccagtccatcctagtctctcccagtgcccccccccgTCTCCACCCCACTGGGGCCACCGAGCTCAcgcccctcagccaatcccagcgcgcCTCTCTGATGACGCTCCAGTTGCCAGGGAGACCCAAAGCAGATTTCCCTCACCACGACTCAGCCTCCCAGTCCCGAGCGCTTCCTTCCCAGTCCAGACCAGtcattcccagtccctctcacTTAACTCTTAGTCCCTCTCATTCCACTCTCAGACCCCCTCAATCCATTCCCAGTCGTTCTCACTTCACTCCCACATCTCTCAAAtctctccccagtgcccccccccagcccagccccttctaccccactctattcccagtccctcccactgccatcccagtccctcccagtgccatcccaatCCCTACCAACGTATTCtcagctctgtcccctccctcccagtgccccccagctgaGCCGAGTGTCTCCCccgtccctcccagtgccccccagcgtgtccatctcgctggtgccgtcgagctcccagcccagccccggccgcctgctctgctccgtgatggatttctaccctgcgccggtgcaggtgaggtggttccaggatgggcaggagctgccggagCACGTGGTGGCCACCGATGTGGTCCCCAACGGGGACTGGAGCTgccaggtgctggtgctgctggaaatccccccccggcgcggggtcacctacagctgccaggtggagcacgtcagcctggagcaccccctcagccggcactggggtacggcccggcccccccagcaccggggGCACACTGGCAGGGGGCCGGGGGGGAAAGGGGGCAACTGGGGGCAACTGAGAGGGAGTCtggtgggtgcagggggtgctgggagggggtgggagggtCCTAAAGGGTCTGGGATGGGCTGGATGGGATCCCTGtaggggctgggaagggcctgGTAGGAGGTTTGAGGGACCCccgggtgggctgggggagagtgggccgggctctgtggggtgccggggggtgcgtgggaggaggttttgggggtgctgacccccccggctccccccagagatgccaccggacaccgtccgcagcaagatcctggtgggggtcgggggcttcgtcttgggcttggtcttcctggcgctggggctcggcttctacctgcgggagaaggtaaagggggGTCCTCAGATGGGGGTCGTGTCCCCCCCTtgctctcccacagcctctctgcccCCCCATTCCCCCCACCCcgctctcacccccttttctctccccacagagctcctgagccgccggcggccgcagcccctccccgtggcctcgggcccagctgggaccccccagtccatccccacgctgagtttggggggtcgtgtgtccccccaagACCTGCTTTTATTCTGACCCGAGCCGGCTGCATCCAGtgttcccaggaaagcttcccagttctccccagttcctgttattggggggcagtgagggcaggggggaggggatCCCTGTCATAGCTTTACTTCttctaaaaaaccaagcaggaatttttctttcccctgccccactgGTAAAGAAAGATGTTCAATGGGGGAGGGGGCTTTGCCTTGGGTGACTCACACCCACAAAAGAACTGGCCCAGCCCACATTGCAGGTTGGGAGCCCTCAGAAGGCTCTGGGGGGTggagttttttgctttctcatgGGCAAAGGGCAAGGCCCTTCACTTTGGCCTTAACTCAGGCAAGGGGTGTGTTGGAGAGGCTCCGAGGTCCTTTTGTTCTCGGCCTGCTCATCTGGCTCTTTGCTGGTTCCCGTTTGCCTTCGTTTCctgcgccctgttctgcccccagcccggacCTGCTCGGACTTCACGGGACAGGTTTGACCCCCCTAGAGAGGAaccttttggggaggaggtcgCCCTTTCCCTCCTGCGCTCCCGTGTTGGCAGTGGCGTGTGTTCATCGGCCAAAAGGGGGAATTCCCggccacagccagccacagacAGCGGGAGTTTTGTGGGAAGagccccttcttccccttttccactttttcccctttttgttgttctgccaatacacagatatcctttaataaagagctgttatttttcctttttccatactgCTTCAACTGGAATCTCTTAATTTCTGATTTACAGTTGCTTAcagggaggagtttggttttcctcataactcatcccccttagcaaaacacttcagtctcatccAACTGAGATAGGTGCTGCCCCATGCTCCTGCCCTTACCATTGcacatccccacatcccagagccccagcaagagccctgaggaatgaggcaggcaCAGGAtctcccttcccagggctgggggtcaggccttggccctttgcaagaacaaaacaaagccagattTATTCAGCATCACAGACCCCGGGACTTTGCTTGTCCCCACCTGTCATCACTGCCTCCAGTTTTCGGCTCTGACTGGAAGCAGGGGACAATTTCTGAGTGCtggccctcagtgggacccattaacgCCAGGAGAAACTGTGGACTTGGATCTGACTTGGAATTCTTCAGAGGTTTCTTTAACTTGCTCTCTGTCTGATGTTCAGGGACTCATCCCCAACCCCCAAGGGTCATTcagtgcctggggctgtgtctgtgctgctgagctgggccgggctcctggcacacagggagctcctggcaagcgggcagcgctgcagagagacagctctgcccaggagcagctcctctgcacagcccagcagggctgagggcactgccagggcagctcagggacaccagcagggcacaggcagagcttcaaggggctcagggttgggagggtgactgagagctccctgcaggaggaatcttggcagggctgcacacgggcagtctgtggctgcagggcagtgcaggggcagctcctggaggcatctcctaattctggcccagccccagctgatgggatgggtgaggagggggctgttggggggcactttggcagagctgtgaagccgggggtgcaaccaggggtgcccagggctgtggggcagagcagggtcctgcagcccagggcactgttggggagggac
This Pseudopipra pipra isolate bDixPip1 chromosome W, bDixPip1.hap1, whole genome shotgun sequence DNA region includes the following protein-coding sequences:
- the LOC135405985 gene encoding class II histocompatibility antigen, B-L beta chain-like, which codes for MERVRGAGAVLAVLVVLGAPPAAGEELSGVFQELTTSECYFINGTERVRFFETFIYNREQYVHFDSDVGVYVGDTPDGEEVAKYWNSDPEWLEHRRSAVDLCRYNYEVSTPLLVNRRVPPSVSISLVLSSSQPGPGRLLCSVMDFYPAPVQVRWFQDGQELPEHVVATDVVPNGDWSYQVLVLLEIPPRRGVTYSCQVEHVSLEHPLSRHWEMPPDTVRSKTLVGVGGFVLGLVFLALGLGFYLREKPTDPPNPPAPGLSRGPQRPSANPKAPTPPAPNPSAPR
- the LOC135404449 gene encoding class II histocompatibility antigen, B-L beta chain-like; this translates as MERVRGAGAVLAVLVVLGAPPAAGEELSGVFQWMGKQECHFINGTEQVRFLERQFYHREQLLHFDSDVGVYVGDTPFGEIQARDYNSHREYLKYKRGQVDTYCRYNYKLGTPFSVERRVPPSVSISLVPSSSQPSPGRLLCSVMDFYPAPVQVRWFQDGQELPEHVVATDVVPNGDWSCQVLVLLEIPPRRGVTYSCQVEHVSLEHPLSRHWEMPPDTVRSKILVGVGGFVLGLVFLALGLGFYLREKSS